GCTTCCGCAGGAAACCATGCTCAAGGTGTAGCCTATGCAGCCAGCAGATTAGGAATTCGTTCCACAATAGTCATGCCAAAATTCTCTCCGATAGCGAAAATCAACGCCACAAGAGGATACGGAGCCAAAGTGGTATTGCATGGTGAAGTTTTTGATGACGCTCTTGCTCACGCTAAGAAAACTGCAGAACAGACGGGAGCAACTTTCATACATCCTTTTGACTCCGAAGATGTGATAGCTGGCCAAGGAACAATTGGTCTGGAAATCCTTGAGAAGCTTCCCGATGTGGATGTCGTCGCAGTTCCAGTTGGAGGCGGGGGGCTAGTATCAGGAATATCGATTGCTATCAAGGAAACGAATCCAGATGTCGAAATCTACGGTGTCGAAGCAGAAAAAGCAGCAGCCATGCACAAGTCACTCAAACAGGGAGAAGTAAGTGCAGTCACCGGGATGGATACATTCTGTGATGGTATCGCCGTGAAATCGCCTGCACCCCGCACTATTCAAATCTGTAAGGACCTTCTTGAAGACGTAGTAACCGTAAGCGAGCTACAGGTAAGCAGGACACTCTTTCATTTGTTGGAGAGAGCAAAGATCGTGGTAGAACCAGCAGGAGCGGTCGGATTAGCGGCCATCCAGCATGGCCAGATAGATGTTGATGGACAAAAGGCAGTTGCGGTTCTATCAGGAGGAAACATCGAAATGTATCTAATCTCAAAGTTGGTTTCCAAAGAACTCTTTCGACTAGGTCGGAACATACGATTGAAAGGCGTGGTTAAGGACAGAATCGGAGT
The Candidatus Thorarchaeota archaeon DNA segment above includes these coding regions:
- a CDS encoding threonine ammonia-lyase produces the protein MDYSKIYASTQQAKQILEDIAHVTPLDHSTTFSRMANGEVHLKQENLQKTGSFKVRGATYAISQLEDKEKESGVIAASAGNHAQGVAYAASRLGIRSTIVMPKFSPIAKINATRGYGAKVVLHGEVFDDALAHAKKTAEQTGATFIHPFDSEDVIAGQGTIGLEILEKLPDVDVVAVPVGGGGLVSGISIAIKETNPDVEIYGVEAEKAAAMHKSLKQGEVSAVTGMDTFCDGIAVKSPAPRTIQICKDLLEDVVTVSELQVSRTLFHLLERAKIVVEPAGAVGLAAIQHGQIDVDGQKAVAVLSGGNIEMYLISKLVSKELFRLGRNIRLKGVVKDRIGVLNKVLEIVAASGVNIVEITHDRSDPDIEPNKAEIILTLEVPDEEAMTQLLTTMESNGFKFQVYED